The sequence ATGACGATTTTCCAAATTGGAGATAATCTCGGTTATGTACCAATAAGTCCTGACCAAATAAAAAAGGCGAGAGAGAACCTCGAGAAAATGTTGGAATGGGTCCGATTAAAATGTGAAATAATCCCTTGTTATCCAGCCTTGAATCTAAAATCGACAAAGAAAGAGGAATATAATAATCTTTTTGGGGAATCGTCTACTGATACAATTCTTGTTGCATCTCAACCGAATTATATTCTCTTTTCTGACGATGGACTCCTTCAGGCAATTGCTAAACAACTATACTCCTGCTCGTGTGTTTGGACACAGGTTCTGTTAATGGACCTGTTTGCTAGTAATATGATCACGTCTGATCAACTAGAAAAATTTACAATTCAACTTATTTTGCGTCATTATTTCCACACAAGTGTTAATTCTTATGTTTTGTTGAAAGCCGCGGAACTAGCTGAATGGGATATTAAATCTCCATTTATTGAAGTTCTCGAATGCTTGAAAGAAGGTAAATCTGATATCGATTCTTCAACTAGTGTTGGAATACAATTCACAGAATTATTATGGCAAAAACCTGAGAAAATAGATTCACGAAATGTTTTACTTGTAAAATTGCTTCACGATTTAACAGTTCAAAGAGAAAAATCGTATATAATCAACAATTTCAACCAATCGATAATTCATAGTGATAAATTATCTCCAATAGAAAAATACGAAATTTTGGACCTCATTGAGTTATTTAATAATGTTTTGTCATAATTTTTTAGTCATTACATCTTTCCTCATTAATTAATTAATTATCTCACCTCAAACACCGCCCCCTTCTTCTCCTTCCCCTCCAGTACTCGCTTTACCCTCCGGACCGGAACCACATACAACCGCTCCCGATTAACCACCTTCACTCCTTTCCCCCTCCCGGACAGACTCATCATACCGACTGCTCCTCCCACCCGGTCCCGGATTACCTCATCCCCTAACCGGAGAAGAACCGGGATAACCTGGGCTATCTCGACCTGAAACGATCCGATCCCATCCAGGTATATCACAATCATCTCCCCTACAACCCGGAACCGCCCAAGATTCTCCAGCGAACGAGACAAACACTCTCGAACAACCGCAAACCTTTCCATAACACACCTCCAGAGGGAAGTACTCCTTCCAGTCAGGACCTTGCAGCCTCTGGTCCGCAAAAGTTCAGAAACCTCTTCTCTCTCCTCCGCTGCAGGATCTTTTCACGGTTCCGGTGATAATATGCCCGTGAGCTTTCTATGCCGAAGACAGGGTATTCACTCCGGACCAGCTGGAGGGCATCAGCAAGCTGCACAGGCCTCCTTCAGTGGACAGACCCGGAGATACCCGATCCCTTTCCCGGATAATTCACAGATCCGGTTTCTCCGGACCAAACATTGCACGAACTTCAGGTGAGGATACCGTTTCGTGAAACAGGCTTCAATGATCGGCCTTCGGGACAGTTTCATGCAGAACCCCCAAACACAAGCCTCCTTACCCAGGAATACCGGTCGCATGCCAGGCAGTTCATCTGCCAGCGGTGCAGCGGACATTGCCCGAGGGTATGCGGGCAGTAGATACTCCGGAAGACTGGAAACCGGTCCACGGCCAGGGGAGTGATCACGTTCTCACCTCTGACTCGCAGAGCTGGGAGAAGCAGGTCTCACACATCCCAAAGTGATCACCCGGATCCTGCCAGGCGATCGCATCCCCATCATCGATCTCATATCAGGCAAACCCTCTCGGTTTATTTGATCGATGAAAGATTTTTTCAACCGGCTCAATAGATAGAGGGTATATTCATATTAAGTATCGGTTATTTTAGCCGTAAAAAGAAAAAGCCAACCAGCGAGAGATATGTGAACGGTCAGAAAAAGAGTTAAACAACCAGAGATCGAGGGGAAATGATATCTCCTGAATCTTGATATATACATATAAGTGTCAACGATTGAGAAGAGATTGACGTGGATTTCTTGGAGCAGATTACGAAGAATTACGAGAGTATTATGAGCCAATACTGATATCTATGGTACAAGGAATATAGTACTACTAATTGACGGTTTGGATAAACGATGAACATTCCAGAAATTCCATCAGATATCAAAACAACGATTATCCCTCAGTTTCATATCTCCTCATTATGGATATTTGGCTCTGCAATCCGTGAGGATTATTCTGAAGAGAGCGATATTGATCTAATTGTCGAATTTAAGCCCGATGCAAAGATAACACTTCTCAAGCTTGCAGCACTGCAAACTAGTTTGGAGAATTCCTTTGGAAGAAAGGTTGATATCATCACTCGTAAGGCGATTGATGATTTTATGAATCCATTTCTAAAACAAGAGATTCTCTCAACCATGGTGAGAATATATGGATCGTGATCTCTCCCTTCTCAAAGATATTCAAATAATGTGTTCTGATGCTATCTCCTTTCTAGGAAACAGATCTAGGGAAGATCTTATGAAGGATAGACAACTTCAGTATGCCCTGATTCGGTGTCTAGAAGTGATAGGTGAGGCTGCAAAATTAGTATCTTCAGATACCAAAGATCGATATCCTGAAATACCATGGTCTGAATATGCAAAGACACGCGATTTTCTTATTCATTCTTATGCGAAGATTGATACCGATATCATCTGGCAGTCTGTAAAAAATGACCTTCCTGAATTATTACGAATTCTCAATAATCCAGCGAGATAAGTAAGGTTGATTTTCATACTAAACAAGGGACTAAGCATCTGTAATAAGAATCTGAATATCGCTTTTTTCATGGAAATTTTTCGCG comes from Methanospirillum hungatei and encodes:
- a CDS encoding nucleotidyltransferase family protein, with the protein product MNIPEIPSDIKTTIIPQFHISSLWIFGSAIREDYSEESDIDLIVEFKPDAKITLLKLAALQTSLENSFGRKVDIITRKAIDDFMNPFLKQEILSTMVRIYGS
- a CDS encoding DUF86 domain-containing protein, encoding MDRDLSLLKDIQIMCSDAISFLGNRSREDLMKDRQLQYALIRCLEVIGEAAKLVSSDTKDRYPEIPWSEYAKTRDFLIHSYAKIDTDIIWQSVKNDLPELLRILNNPAR